In a single window of the Geotrypetes seraphini chromosome 11, aGeoSer1.1, whole genome shotgun sequence genome:
- the LOC117345734 gene encoding uncharacterized protein LOC117345734 yields the protein MVWRNMTWIKYPSHDLLNPLISIEDIITSQNIISRILHCYVAFFVPPGLIAGLLILAIFFRNYSRNKTLGKFDILMIDLVITYVAIILFSFTAVIRPGYLQVTNLSCGVLSFFFNLIYLNSQYLQVLMLFILLLQENQPRASLVTEASPLLSISLTLALAFLASLLVVALLGTAAYLHETTYCQVDPLNAWPEYDIVKFSFGFAIPSMFTVLFLVLIVVKLAKTGAPPLKENMPFPTVMLCIAPMMLTCRLFYNILLLCRTTLKLQMINGLPRDELIMNAAEFVLFSESCVSLLFILFLYKPCKDAVWNSVWRLRQKCRRNGTANSSAARPSIEIEEVEKRTTDEYS from the coding sequence ATGGTTTGGCGTAACATGACCTGGATAAAATATCCAAGCCATGACCTCCTGAATCCCCTCATAAGCATTGAAGACATCATTACATCTCAGAACATCATCTCAAGGATCCTTCACTGCTATGTTGCATTCTTTGTACCGCCTGGTTTAATAGCAGGGCTCCTGATCCTGGCCATCTTTTTCAGAAACTACTCAAGAAATAAAACCTTGGGGAAGTTTGATATACTCATGATTGACTTGGTAATCACCTATGTAGCAATTATACTTTTTTCTTTCACTGCCGTGATCAGGCCTGGCTACCTCCAAGTAACAAACCTCAGCTGTGGcgttctctcttttttctttaatcttatttatttaaattctcAATATCTTCAGGTTCTGATGCTCTTCATTCTCTTACTGCAAGAAAATCAACCCAGGGCTTCACTGGTGACGGAAGCAAGTCCTCTGCTGTCCATATCCCTCACGTTAGCTTTAGCCTTCCTGGCCTCCCTGCTGGTTGTGGCACTGCTAGGGACAGCTGCATATCTTCATGAGACAACCTACTGCCAAGTAGACCCGTTAAACGCCTGGCCTGAATATGACATAGTCAAGTTTTCCTTTGGTTTTGCTATCCCATCTATGTTTACCGTCCTCTTTTTGGTCCTCATAGTGGTGAAGCTGGCAAAGACAGGAGCTCCCCCCTTAAAGGAAAACATGCCATTCCCCACTGTCATGTTGTGTATCGCTCCGATGATGCTCACGTGCCGTCTGTTCTACAACATCCTGCTTCTTTGCAGAACCACGCTAAAGCTGCAGATGATCAATGGATTACCGAGAGACGAGCTGATTATGAACGCTGCGGAATTTGTGTTGTTCAGCGAGAGCTGTGTTAGTTTACTGTTCATTCTCTTTCTTTACAAGCCCTGTAAGGATGCAGTATGGAACTCCGTCTGGCGTCTTAGACAGAAGTGCAGGAGGAATGGCACGGCCAACAGCAGTGCGGCAAGGCCCTCCATTGAAATAGAGGAAGTGGAGAAGAGGACAACGGATGAATACTCTTAG